CTGAAGATTATGAACTTGTCAAAAAACAATTACATGCGTTGGTTCATGACGAAAAAAATCAAATTGCTAATTTAAGTAACGCTTCTGCCCTTTTAAATCAATTTCTTAACTGCATTAATTGGGTTGGTTTTTATTTAATCGATGCGGATTCAGTTGATGAGCTTGTGTTGGGCCCCTTCCAAGGGCTACCAGCCTGTATTCGAATCCCCTTAGGAAAAGGAGTCTGTGGGACCTCCGCGAAAAGGATTGAAACGATTCGCGTAGAGGACGTACAAAAATTCCCGGGCCATATTGCCTGTGATTCTGCCTCAAATTCAGAAATTGTGATTCCAATGATCAAAGAGGGAAAACTAATAGGGGTGTTAGATATTGATTCTCCTGAAAAGGGTCGCTTTGATGAAACTGATCAAAAAATGCTTGAGGAATTTGTTGAAATCTTAGTTCAACATCTTTAAAAAAGGCTGTTTTCGTACAGATTGTTGTTTTACGTACCTAGTCTAAAACCCGTAATTACTATGATATCGTGCTCTTTTCTTAAAAATTGCCTACTGATTCATCGATAAACTGATATAACACACCATATTACCTTCAACTAGCAACAAAGTTTAAGAAAAGAGCCTTAAAAAAAGTGAAAAAGGCACCCTCCGATGGGTGCCTTTAGCTTATTATTTTGCTTACTTCTTGTGTAACTACTTTATTTTTCCCAGTACTCTTTGCTATATAAAGTGCTTCGTCTGCTCTTTTAAATAAATATTTATACATATCAAGCCGTTCTTTCTTCCAATAGGAGACACCGCAAGATACCGTAACATGAGGATCTGAATACATCGCTACTTTTTCCACCAATCTTTCTGCAATCGAAACCCCTACTTTTATAGAGACCTTTGGTAAATAAATAGCTAGTTCTTCTCCACCCCACCTTGCTCCCACATCATCTTCGCGGATATTGTCCTTAATTAGGTTAGCCACCTGAATAAGCACCTCATCACCAATCTGATGACCATAAGTATCATTAATAACCTTAAAATTATCTATATCAATTAATATAAATGCTCCTTGCTCATCTCCTAACATGGAGCGTTGAATAACTTCATCAAGATAATTTCGTGAATGTAACTTTGTTAAATGATCCGTGATAATCACTTTTTCTAATTCCTCACGTAGCATTGAGTTCGTAAATGCTAGTGTAGAATGATGAATTAGCGACTGCAAAAGCTTAAAGGTTTCAAATGAAAAAAAATACGCTTCTTTATGTAATGCGATAGCAAATCCCTTTAAATTTTCACTTTGTTCCATTGGAATAGCCATAACAGAACGAAAACCCATCATATTATCAGCTAATTTTGGAAGATGTAGATCCCCAATAAATAGCGAATCTTTTTCTATTTCAATTTTGTTCTTTAAGTAATCAATATACGGCCGTGCTTCCTTTGAAAAAAAGAACTCAGTTGAGCCTGGCAACACCGTAGCGCTATCTTGGTTAGGAAAATGCAGAAAAAAGCCTACTTCCTGTGCATCAAATGATCGTTTAATCTGCTCTGTCATATAGGTGATTGTTTCTGCCAAACGCAAATTGGAATTTAAACAATGTGAAGTTTCATTTATTAACTGTAAATCAGAAACCAATTTCTTTGATTGTTGATATAGTTGGGCATTTTCAAGTGCACTTCCAGCAGTATGGGCTAATAAGGTTATAAATTCTACTTCATTCTTTGGAAAAACGAGTGTATCGGGAGCAATAACTTGTAACACTCCATACACTCCTTGCTTCCCTTTCAGTGGTGCATAAAGAATAGAGCGATTTCCAAGGATTGAATCTTCAAATTGAATTGTCCCTGTTACATAGGCCTGCAATGCAGTAATGTTTTCGCTATCATACTCTAAATCCTTTATCGGAAGTTCAATATGGCTATGGTTATCATTAGAGAGGAGCAAGTAATATGAAAAAGCAGGATAGACCTCTTGAAGTGTGAGGATAATTTCCCCCAACAAGGCATCCATATTCATTGAGGAATGGAATTTTTCTGTAACTCTAAATAACTGTTTATACTTATTTTCTTCTCTAACAATTCCAAAAACTTTTTGTGCCTTCTCAATTAATGTTGCATATTCGTTCCCGATTTGTCTAAATTGATCATCTTTTATTCGGCTAATAAGTGAGGATTCTTTATCCTTTATTGCAATAAAACCCAGCATTTCATTCCTTTTACGTAGGCTGATTAAAAAGTCATACTGTTCAAGCTCACATGACTGATGCGATTTTCGATATATATCTTTATTTCTCACTAAACTTTCATAATTTCTCAAACTTATAAAGGATGGTCCTACGGTCAATTTCCCTTCCGCATTGACTTCTCCTTTTTTACTAAATTGCTGTTCTACATTGTTATACATAAATAATGAAACTGATTCTACCTGAAATGCACTTAGAACACTCAACAGCGATTCCGTTATAAATAATTCGAAGCGAAACGAATCCGTTTCAGCATCAATTAAATCTAAAAAGCAATCTTTTAACTGTTCTATCAAATTCCTTTTAAGAATTTCCAATCATCATCACCTAATTTTGCATAATTTCCCTACCAAAAATTTCATTATTACCTAATTATAGTTAATTATTTTAAAAAACTGGTAGTTATTTTTAAAATAAATATTTTTTATTCCTTTTATCCATTAATTATAGCATATGACCTATCTTTACATATTAAAAATATATTGTTTATACGTTAAATCTAGTAAAAATGTGAATGTATTTTGATACTTACCTTGACTTTTATACATTAAAAATAATATAATACTCTTTGTGTAAAATATTGCAGCCTATGTGAACACCCTAATGGTCTCATTTTGTTCCTCACAAGCATTTTGCATTGGTGATGGTGTATCTTGTAACCCTCTGCTGCTAGGGCGAAGGTGCATGAAAACAAAATGGCTATCATTGTTGTTTCATAACGGTTTTTATTTTACCAAAATAAAAACACGAAGGAGGAGTCATTCATGGCTCGTTATACTGGCTCTAGCTGGAAAATTTCCCGTCGTCTTGGTATCTCTATAAGCGGCACAGGTAAAGAATTAGAAAAGCGTCCTTACGCTCCTGGACAACATGGTCCAAATCAACGTAAAAAGCTTTCTGAATATGGATTGCAATTACAAGAAAAGCAAAAACTTCGTCATATGTATGGAGTAACTGAACGTCAATTCCGTAACTTATTTGACAAAGCAGGTAAATTATCTGGTAAACACGGTGAGAACTTCATGATTCTTCTTGAAGCTCGTTTAGACAATGTTGTTTATCGTTTAGGTTTAGCTCGTACTCGTCGTCAAGCACGTCAATTAGTTAACCATGGTCATATCCTAGTTAATGGTTCTCGTGTAGATATTCCATCATACCGCTTAGCTGCTGGTCAAACAATCGGCCTTCGCGAAAAATCTCGTAACCTTGACATCGTGAAAGAATCTGTTGAAGTAAATAACTTCGTACCAGACTTCTTAACTTTCGATGCTGACAAACTTGAAGGAACATTCACTCGCTTACCAGAGCGTTCTGAACTTCCAGCTGAAATTAACGAAGCGCTTATCGTTGAGTTCTACTCACGTTAGTCTTTAGATACAGAACCCCTGTCCATATGGAGCAGGGGTTTTGTTTTGTCTATTATGTTTAATGAGTTTTGAAAACAAAAATAGCTTTGGATTTAGCTCCAAAGCTATTTCAATTACTAATATTTAATTAAGTAATATTTCTTCTTCCCTCTTCTAACAATAGTAAATTTTCCTTCGATTCGATCAACTTCCTGTAACAAATAGGCTGGATCTGTAACTTTCTCTCCATTTATGATGATAGCTCCATTTGAAATATCTTCACGAGCCTGGCGCTTAGATGGAGATATTTTTGCATTTACAAGTAAATCAACAAGCAAAAGTTCCTCTTCAACTGAAACATCAAATGATGGCACATCTTTAAAGCCTTGTTCAATTTCAGCTGCAGAAAGATTTTTCACAGCTCCACTAAATAGCGCTTCAGAAATCTTGATAGCTTGTTCAAGTGCATTTTCACCATGAATCAAACGTGTTACTTCTTCTGCTAAAACCTTTTGAGCTTTACGAAGATGAGGTTCTTCCTGTACAGCCTTTTCAAGTTGTTCAATTACCTCACGATCCAAGAAGGTAAAGAACTTCAAATATTTCACAACATCTGCATCCGCTGTATTAATCCAGAATTGATAGAATTCATATGGTGTTGTTCTTTCAGGATCAAGCCATACTGCTCCACCTTCAGTCTTACCAAACTTTGTTCCATCTGCTTTTGTAACAAGTGGAATGGTTAATCCATATGCTTTAGCACCTTCAGGCATCATTTTTCGAACTAGCTCTAAACCCGTTGTAATATTTCCCCATTGGTCACTTCCGCCAATTTGTAATTTACAATCATGCTTTTCATATAAATGTTTGAAATCCATTCCTTGCAGAATCGTATAAGTAAACTCAGTAAATGATATACCAGTTTCCAAACGGGTAGCAATCGTATCTTTTGCTAACATATAGTTAATTCCAATATGTTTTCCGTAATCTCTTAAAAAAGTAATAACACTCATCGGCTCTGTCCAATCATAGTTATTCACCATCATTGCACCGTTTTCACCTTCAAAATTGAAAATGGATTTTAGTTGTTTTTGTAGGCAAGCCACATTGTGTTGAACCATCTCAATTGTTTGAAGTGTTCTTTCTTCAGTTGCTTTTGGGTCACCAATTAGCCCTGTTGCCCCGCCAACAAGGACGATTGGACGGTGACCATGATTCTGAAATCTTCTCAAAGTTAAAAATGGAAGTAAATGTCCGATATGCATACTATCACCAGTTGGATCCATCCCACAGTACAAAGAAATTTTTTCTTTATCTAAAGTTTCCTTTAAGCCCTCTTCATCTGTCTGTTGATATGAAATGCCACGCCATTGTAAGTCCTGTAATAAATCCATCCATCGTTCCTCCTATTTTTTTAGTAAATAAAAACGTCCCTGCAAAAAATGCAAGGACGCTAAAATGCGCGGTACCACCTAGCTTGAGGAAATTCCTCCAACTCTGCATGTTAACGACATGACCGTTTACCATTACTACTAATTTTCATGATAAAAGCTCCAGGACGTAATTCACTCTTCTATTTGTACCAGCTTACACCATCCGCTGGCTCTCTACTAACAGGGATAGAAGAACTACTGTTGATTCCCTTCAAAGCTTATTTATAATATTTAACTATAGATCTTTTTTTACCACATTTAATAGTCACCTGTCAAATCCAGATGGTAACTTCAGAAAAGTGCAAAAGATTGTCATTGTTTAAATACACTATATGCTATAATATAGGGGATTTAAGGGGGTCCACAATGATTAAAAACAAGCAATTATTAATTGAAAAAGTAAAATCTGCATTTAACTTGATTACACATAAAAAAACTGTGAAAAGCGCCCGAATTACATATCAGGTTATTTGGAGTCTTTTTCTTATCTTTGTTATAGTACTCATACTTGGCGGTTCTTTCGGAGCCGGAGTAGGGGCAGGCTACTTTGCCTCACTTGTAAA
The Neobacillus sp. PS3-40 genome window above contains:
- the rpsD gene encoding 30S ribosomal protein S4 → MARYTGSSWKISRRLGISISGTGKELEKRPYAPGQHGPNQRKKLSEYGLQLQEKQKLRHMYGVTERQFRNLFDKAGKLSGKHGENFMILLEARLDNVVYRLGLARTRRQARQLVNHGHILVNGSRVDIPSYRLAAGQTIGLREKSRNLDIVKESVEVNNFVPDFLTFDADKLEGTFTRLPERSELPAEINEALIVEFYSR
- a CDS encoding GAF domain-containing protein, which codes for MFNVEKYNGNSAEDYELVKKQLHALVHDEKNQIANLSNASALLNQFLNCINWVGFYLIDADSVDELVLGPFQGLPACIRIPLGKGVCGTSAKRIETIRVEDVQKFPGHIACDSASNSEIVIPMIKEGKLIGVLDIDSPEKGRFDETDQKMLEEFVEILVQHL
- the tyrS gene encoding tyrosine--tRNA ligase, whose amino-acid sequence is MDLLQDLQWRGISYQQTDEEGLKETLDKEKISLYCGMDPTGDSMHIGHLLPFLTLRRFQNHGHRPIVLVGGATGLIGDPKATEERTLQTIEMVQHNVACLQKQLKSIFNFEGENGAMMVNNYDWTEPMSVITFLRDYGKHIGINYMLAKDTIATRLETGISFTEFTYTILQGMDFKHLYEKHDCKLQIGGSDQWGNITTGLELVRKMMPEGAKAYGLTIPLVTKADGTKFGKTEGGAVWLDPERTTPYEFYQFWINTADADVVKYLKFFTFLDREVIEQLEKAVQEEPHLRKAQKVLAEEVTRLIHGENALEQAIKISEALFSGAVKNLSAAEIEQGFKDVPSFDVSVEEELLLVDLLVNAKISPSKRQAREDISNGAIIINGEKVTDPAYLLQEVDRIEGKFTIVRRGKKKYYLIKY
- a CDS encoding sensor domain-containing diguanylate cyclase, producing MEILKRNLIEQLKDCFLDLIDAETDSFRFELFITESLLSVLSAFQVESVSLFMYNNVEQQFSKKGEVNAEGKLTVGPSFISLRNYESLVRNKDIYRKSHQSCELEQYDFLISLRKRNEMLGFIAIKDKESSLISRIKDDQFRQIGNEYATLIEKAQKVFGIVREENKYKQLFRVTEKFHSSMNMDALLGEIILTLQEVYPAFSYYLLLSNDNHSHIELPIKDLEYDSENITALQAYVTGTIQFEDSILGNRSILYAPLKGKQGVYGVLQVIAPDTLVFPKNEVEFITLLAHTAGSALENAQLYQQSKKLVSDLQLINETSHCLNSNLRLAETITYMTEQIKRSFDAQEVGFFLHFPNQDSATVLPGSTEFFFSKEARPYIDYLKNKIEIEKDSLFIGDLHLPKLADNMMGFRSVMAIPMEQSENLKGFAIALHKEAYFFSFETFKLLQSLIHHSTLAFTNSMLREELEKVIITDHLTKLHSRNYLDEVIQRSMLGDEQGAFILIDIDNFKVINDTYGHQIGDEVLIQVANLIKDNIREDDVGARWGGEELAIYLPKVSIKVGVSIAERLVEKVAMYSDPHVTVSCGVSYWKKERLDMYKYLFKRADEALYIAKSTGKNKVVTQEVSKIIS